Genomic window (Sphingosinicella microcystinivorans):
CTTTCCGCCGTCTCGGTGGCGATCTTGAAACCCTTCGCCTTGAGGCCGGAATGCAGCTTGCGGCTGTTTTCCCACAGGTGCTGGCGCTTGTTGTGGGCGTGCTTCAGCTTGCGGATCGAGGTCGCCGCCGTGGCGACCACGCTCGGCGGCAGCGAGGCGGTGAACACGTAGGGGCGGCAGACGAGGCGCAGCACCTCGAACTTCGGGTGGTTGGAGACGACGAAGCCGCCGACCGTGCCGACCGATTTCGAGAAGGTGCCGACGACGAAATCCACGTCCGCCTCGACGCCCGCCGCCTCGTAGACGCCGCGCCCGTTCGGGCCGAAGAAGCCCATGCCGTGCGCTTCGTCGACGACGATCATGGCGCCGTGCTTCCTCGCGACCGCGACCATCTCCTTCAAGGGCGCGATGTCGCCGAGCATCGAATAGACGCCTTCGAGGACGACGAGCTTGCCCGCCTCCGCCGGAAGCCGCCCGAGGCGCTTGTCGAGGTCCTCGACGCTGTTGTGGCGGAAGCGCACGATGTCGGCGTTGCCCATCGCGCAGCCGTCGTAGATCGAGGCGTGGCTGTCCGCGTCGAGGATGATGTACTCGCCGCGTGCCGCCATCGTCGCCATCAGGCCGAGGTTCGCCTGATAGCCGGTGGAGAACACCATCGCATGGCTGGTGCCGTAGAAGTCCTTCAGCGCCTCCTCGACCTCGCGGTGGCCCTGATAGGTGCCGTTCAGCACGCGGCTGCCGGTCGTGCCCGCGCCGTACTCGTCGAGCGCCTGCTTGCCCGCCGCGATCACGTCCGGGTCGAAGGTCATGCCCATGTAGTTGTATGTGCCGACGAGGATGGTCTCGCGCCCGTTCACCGTGGCTTCGGTGGGGGAGTGGACCTTCTCCATGACGAGGTTGAACGGGTCGTTGACCCCCGTCGCCAGCAGCGCCGCCTTTTCGGCGATGATGGGATCGAACTTGTCGAAGAGGTCGCCCATCGTCCGCCTCAGCCGTTCACGATCTTGACGACGGCGTCGGCGAGCTGGCCGATCGTTTCCAGCTCGGGGAGCAGGTTCATCGGCAGGATGATGTCGTACTCGTCCTCGATGTTGGCGACGAGGTCCATCACGGTGAGCGAATCCAGCTCGAGGTCGCTTGCGAAGCTGGTGTTCTCGGCAAGCGCGATCCCCTTGCGGTTCACGGGCTCGATCAGCTCCATCAGCTTCGGAAGAACGGTGTCGCGTGTGTGCGCCATGCGTGTGTCCTGAAATGTCGTTGCGGCTCGATGCCAACAGATTGTGGCAGGGGATAGGCGGGGAAGCGGCCTAAATCCAGCCCGCATTCCTGTACCATTCCGCCGTGCGCGCGATGCCCTCGGCGGCGGGGACCTCGGGTGCCCAGATGCCGAGCCCCCTCAGCGCCGCGCTGTCCGCCACCCAGTCCGGATGCGCGAGGTAGCGGGCACGGTCGAAGCTGAGCGCGGGCAGGCGTCCGGCGAGCTTGGCGCCGAGCGTGTCGATGGCGGCGCCGAGCGTCAGGGCGGCGGGCGGCAGCGGCACGTAGGTCGGCGTCTTGCCGAGCGCGGCGGCGATGTACGCGGCCATCTCGCGGTGGCTGAGGCCGCCGGGGGTCGCGTCGTCGATCTCGAAAATGCCGCGCGGCGCCGGGTTCTCGGCGAGCGCGAGGAGGGCGCGGGCGAGGTCGGAGACCTCGACGATGGAGAAGCGGCCGCTGCCCGGCAGCAGCGCCCAGCCGCGCGCGACGAGCTTGTAGACGCTCGCCGTCTCGCGGTCGCCGGGGCCGTAGACGGCGGGCGGACGCACGATCGCGGCGTCGGGGCGCGCGGTTTCCACGAGCGCGTCGGCGGCGGCCTTGGTGTTGCCGTAGATGGAGAGCGCCGGTTCGCGCGCGGCGAGCGAGGAGACATGCACGAAGCGCGGCACATTGCGGCTCGCGTCCAGCATCGCCCGGGTGCCCTCGATGTTGCCCGCGGCGAACTCCAGCGGCGTGCGGGCGTTGATGACGCCCGCGACATGGATCACCGCATCGGTGCCTTCGACGAGGCGGGCGAGCGCATCGGTGTTCGCAAGGTCGCCCGCGACCCATTCGAGGCCGTCTCGCGCAGGCTGCGCGCAGCGGGCGAGGGCGCGGACCCTGTGGCCCTTCTCAAGCGCAAGGTCGATCAGCTTCGTGCCCACGAAGCCGGTTCCGCCGGTGATGGCGAGCGTCGTCACGGTTGCAGCGGCGTCAGGCCGCGATGTCGAACGGCTGGATCTGGCCGGAAACGTAGAGCGCGCGCGCCTTGGAGCGGCTGAGCTTGCCGGAGCTGGTGCGCGGCAGCGTGCGCGGCGGCACGAGCTCGACGATGCAGTTCATGCCGGTGATGGCGCGCACCTTGGCCTTGATCGTCTCGCGGAGGTCGGCGCGCTCGGCGGCGTCGGTGGTGCGGCACTGCACGAGCACGGCGGGCGCTTCCTCGCCGCTTGTCGTGGTGATCGAGAAGGCGGCGATGTCGCCCGCCTTGAAGCCCGGAAGCTGCTCGATCGCCCACTCGATGTCCTGCGGCCAGTGGTTCTTGCCGTTGATGATGATCATGTCCTTGGCGCGGCCGACGATGTAGAGCGCGCCGTCGAGCATGTAGCCCATGTCGCCGGTGTCGAGCCAGCGGCCCTGAAGCGCGGCGCGTGTCGAAATCTCGTCGCGGAAATAGCCGGTCATGATGCTGGGGCCGGCCACGAACACCTTGCCGATCTGGCGGTCGCCGAGACGGCGGCTGGCGTCGTCGCGGATTTCGATTTCCATACCCGGCAGCGCGACGCCGCAGTTGACGATCGCGCGCATCCGGCCCGAGGCTTGGCCCGCATCGTCGCGGTCGCCCGAAAGCAGCCGCTCGTCGACGAGATCGGTGACGATGCCGGTGCCGACGGGGGACATGGTGACGGCGAGCGTGGCTTCGGCAAGCCCGTAGCTCGGCAAAAAGGCGCCGCCCGAAAAGCCCGCGGGCGCGAACGCCTCGACGAAGGCGCCCATCACGTCCGGGCGGATCATGTCGGCGCCGTTGCCTGCCACGCGCCAGCGCGACAGGTCGAAGCGCTCGGCGACGTCGCTCTGGCTGGAGACGCGGCGCGCGCAGATATCGTAGCCGAAGGTCGGCGAGTAGGAGAGGCTGTGCCCCTCGTTGCGCGTGATGAGCGCGAGCCACGACAGCGGACGGCGCGCGAAATCCTCTGTGGCGAGGTAGTCGGCGGAGACCTGGTTGGCGATCGGCGCCATCAGGCAGCCGACGAGGCCCATGTCGTGGTAATAGGGCAGCCACGAGATGACGCGGTCGTCGCGGCGCAGGTTCACGCCCACGGCATGGCCGTTGAGGTTCGCGAGCAGCGCCTCGTGGGTGATCTCCACGCCGTGCGGGAAACGCGTCGAGCCGCTGGAATACTGGAGGTAGGCGATGTCGCCCTTGCGTGCCGACGGCAGCGCGGCGGGCCTTGCCTCGCGCGCCATGAAATCGAGCCAGTCGTGCGCGGTGCGGCAGCGCAGGCCGTGCGCGGCTTCCGCCACGATCGCGGCGAGGCCGGACGGCGCGAGCGCGATCTCGGGATCGCACGACATGAGTTGGCTGCGAATCTGCTCCACATAGCCCTCGCGCCCGCCGAACGAGGTCGGCAGCGGCAGCGGCACGGGCAGCGCGCCGGCGTATATGGCGCCGAAGAACAGGCTGACGAAATCGGCGCCCGTCTCGGCGATCAGCGCCACGCGGTCGCCGGGCTTGATGCCCGCCGCGATCAGGCGCCATGCGTTCGCGGTCGCATCGGTCTTGAGGTCGGCGAAGGTCAGGACGCGCGCGAGCCGCGCCCGCGCATCGAAGAAATTGAGACCGCGCCTCCCCTGCGCCGCATAGTCCAACGCCTCGCCGAGCGTGTTGAAATCCGCAAGGCGGCGCGGCAGATCGTCGAGCGTCGGCGTTGGCGCCAGCGCCGTCTCATCGGCGCCGGACAGCGCAAGCGCGCTCGAATCCGAAGTGCGATTCAGCAAGTCCCCGAACCTCCTCAGCTCTTCCCGGCGCGGCGGCGGTTTTCCTCACCGCTCATAAACCTCGCCAGATACACGACTCCTTGGCCACATGCAAAATAGGCCATCGTCAGCCTTTGCCGGAATGTGACGTTCAAAATTGGGTCCGACTATGGCAGGAACATGGCGTGCGCGGCGAAAAAACCCGAAAAACACCCCGGCCGCTCAGCGAGGAGACGCTCCGCGCGCTCGCGCTGCGCTATGTCGAACGCTATGCGACCTCGGAAGGCAAGCTTGCCGCCTATCTCGCGCGCAAGCTGCGTGAGCGCGGCTGGGCGGGGGAGCGCCCCGCCGATGTCGAGGGCATCGTCGCTGGCTTCGCGGCGCTTCGCTACGTCGACGACCGCGCGTTCGGGGAAGCGCGGGCGCGGGGCCTCGAGCGGCGCGGCTACGGCGCGCGGCGCATCGGGCAGGACCTGCGCGCGGCGGGCCTTGCCGAGGACCTCAGCGGTGAGATCACCGGCGCGGTCGATGCGCGGGGCGCTGCGATGGCCTATGCGCGGCGCAAGCGCTTCGGCCCGTTCGCGCGGGAAGCGCCGGACCGGGCGGCGCGGCAGAAGCAGTTCGCGGCGATGCTGCGCGCGGGTCACGATGCCCGCATCGCCGCCGAAATCCTCGATATGCGGGATGTCGAACCGGACTACTCGTAGCGCGCCCGCGCCGCCGCCAGCGCTTCCGGCGTATCGACATCCATGAAGATCGCGTCGCTTGCCACCGGGACCTCCACGATGTCGTCCGCGAACTCGGCGAGCAGCGCCTTGCCGCCCACGTCGCCTTCCAGCCCGCGCAGCCGCGCGAAATAGCGCCGGCCCCACGCCACGGGGTTGCCGCGCTTGCCGTCGTGCACCGGCACGGCGATGCGGCGCGCGCCCGCGGCGGCGGCGATGCTGCCGATATGGTCCGCGGTCACGCCCGGCATGTCGCCCAGCAGCACCAGCGCCGCCGACCAATCGTCGGGCACGGCGGCGATTCCCGCCGCGAGCGACCGGCTCAGCCCCTCCGCGTAGCGCGGGGCGTGGGCGGCCTGAAAGCCGAAGCGGTCGGCGATCTCGGCGATTTCGGCTTCCGCGTTGCCGGTGACGACGATCGCGGGCAGCCCCGCCGATTGCAGCGCACCGAGCACATGCGCGAGCACGGGCTTGCCGCCGAGGTCCGCGAGCAGCTTGTTCGCGCCCATGCGCACCGAGCGCCCGGCTGCAAGCACGACGGCGCCGACCGTCCCTCCGGCTTCGGGCTTGGGGCGCGGTTCGGGGCGGGGCACGTCGGCGAGCAGGCCGCCCGCGCCCATGCGGGCGATGTCGGTTCCGGTCACGTCGAGGCCGGCCCACAACCGTTCCAGCACCCAGTCGAAGCCGTTGCGGCGGGGGCTGCGCGCGCAGCCCGGAAGGCCGATCACCGGCCGCGCGCCGATGCGGGCGAGGCACAGGAGATTGCCGGGATCGACGGGCATTCCGAGCCTCAGTACGTCGCCGCCCGCCTGTTCGATCGCGGCCGGGATCACGTCGCGCCGGTCGCTGATCGC
Coding sequences:
- the spt gene encoding serine palmitoyltransferase, translating into MGDLFDKFDPIIAEKAALLATGVNDPFNLVMEKVHSPTEATVNGRETILVGTYNYMGMTFDPDVIAAGKQALDEYGAGTTGSRVLNGTYQGHREVEEALKDFYGTSHAMVFSTGYQANLGLMATMAARGEYIILDADSHASIYDGCAMGNADIVRFRHNSVEDLDKRLGRLPAEAGKLVVLEGVYSMLGDIAPLKEMVAVARKHGAMIVVDEAHGMGFFGPNGRGVYEAAGVEADVDFVVGTFSKSVGTVGGFVVSNHPKFEVLRLVCRPYVFTASLPPSVVATAATSIRKLKHAHNKRQHLWENSRKLHSGLKAKGFKIATETAESAIIAVLMPGQEACARMWSALIELGVYVNMARPPATPAGMFLLRCSLCAEHRAEQVDIIIDRFVKAAEIAGIPLEA
- a CDS encoding acyl carrier protein is translated as MAHTRDTVLPKLMELIEPVNRKGIALAENTSFASDLELDSLTVMDLVANIEDEYDIILPMNLLPELETIGQLADAVVKIVNG
- a CDS encoding NAD-dependent epimerase/dehydratase family protein, whose amino-acid sequence is MTTLAITGGTGFVGTKLIDLALEKGHRVRALARCAQPARDGLEWVAGDLANTDALARLVEGTDAVIHVAGVINARTPLEFAAGNIEGTRAMLDASRNVPRFVHVSSLAAREPALSIYGNTKAAADALVETARPDAAIVRPPAVYGPGDRETASVYKLVARGWALLPGSGRFSIVEVSDLARALLALAENPAPRGIFEIDDATPGGLSHREMAAYIAAALGKTPTYVPLPPAALTLGAAIDTLGAKLAGRLPALSFDRARYLAHPDWVADSAALRGLGIWAPEVPAAEGIARTAEWYRNAGWI
- a CDS encoding fatty acyl-AMP ligase, translated to MLNRTSDSSALALSGADETALAPTPTLDDLPRRLADFNTLGEALDYAAQGRRGLNFFDARARLARVLTFADLKTDATANAWRLIAAGIKPGDRVALIAETGADFVSLFFGAIYAGALPVPLPLPTSFGGREGYVEQIRSQLMSCDPEIALAPSGLAAIVAEAAHGLRCRTAHDWLDFMAREARPAALPSARKGDIAYLQYSSGSTRFPHGVEITHEALLANLNGHAVGVNLRRDDRVISWLPYYHDMGLVGCLMAPIANQVSADYLATEDFARRPLSWLALITRNEGHSLSYSPTFGYDICARRVSSQSDVAERFDLSRWRVAGNGADMIRPDVMGAFVEAFAPAGFSGGAFLPSYGLAEATLAVTMSPVGTGIVTDLVDERLLSGDRDDAGQASGRMRAIVNCGVALPGMEIEIRDDASRRLGDRQIGKVFVAGPSIMTGYFRDEISTRAALQGRWLDTGDMGYMLDGALYIVGRAKDMIIINGKNHWPQDIEWAIEQLPGFKAGDIAAFSITTTSGEEAPAVLVQCRTTDAAERADLRETIKAKVRAITGMNCIVELVPPRTLPRTSSGKLSRSKARALYVSGQIQPFDIAA
- a CDS encoding regulatory protein RecX, which produces MRGEKTRKTPRPLSEETLRALALRYVERYATSEGKLAAYLARKLRERGWAGERPADVEGIVAGFAALRYVDDRAFGEARARGLERRGYGARRIGQDLRAAGLAEDLSGEITGAVDARGAAMAYARRKRFGPFAREAPDRAARQKQFAAMLRAGHDARIAAEILDMRDVEPDYS
- a CDS encoding molybdopterin-binding/glycosyltransferase family 2 protein — encoded protein: MKFGPVPLDGAEGAYLAHAVHVGARRIAKGKRLDAADIADARAAGLNELVVAALESGDLHEDAAAAMIASAAAGPGLAARPPAHGRADIVADAAGLLLADIAAVDAVNTHDEAVTLGTLAPFAPAAKGEIVATVKIIPFAVPEALVRSAADSAKGVLRLARFGTLRAAFIQTTLPGTPAKLLAKTAEVTEARCAALGLAAWREMRCAHTADGLAGALAETADADIVLISGASAISDRRDVIPAAIEQAGGDVLRLGMPVDPGNLLCLARIGARPVIGLPGCARSPRRNGFDWVLERLWAGLDVTGTDIARMGAGGLLADVPRPEPRPKPEAGGTVGAVVLAAGRSVRMGANKLLADLGGKPVLAHVLGALQSAGLPAIVVTGNAEAEIAEIADRFGFQAAHAPRYAEGLSRSLAAGIAAVPDDWSAALVLLGDMPGVTADHIGSIAAAAGARRIAVPVHDGKRGNPVAWGRRYFARLRGLEGDVGGKALLAEFADDIVEVPVASDAIFMDVDTPEALAAARARYE